The Pyramidobacter porci genome contains the following window.
TGACGCCGGATCCTTTCCCTGCGGCGGGAGCGTCAGCCTGATCGGGGGGGCTGCGGAGTGAAGCCGGCATACCATTCGTGGATCTTCATCGGCCCCGTGTCGTAGGTTCCGATCATATGCGGGCGATAAAAGACGTTTGCCAGATGAAGATTTCTCATGAAAGTGCAAATGATATAATGGATCTGCAACGATCGCAGAGAAGCGGAAAGGGAAAACGGCAAATGAAGATCGTAAAGATCGATGACAGCGATAAAACAAAGTATATGGAACTTCTGCTGATCGCGGATGAACAGGTACACATGATAGAGAAATATTTGTATCGCGGCGACATGTTCGCTTTATGCGACGACGACGCAAGGGCGATCTGTGTCGTCACACAAGAACACGCAGGGAGATACGAGCTTAAAAATATCGTTACCGTTCCCGAACACCAACGGAAAGGATATGGGCAAAAGCTCATTGCCTTTATCGTCGATCACTACAAGAAGCCTGGCGGCGAGTTATATGCAGGGACAGGCAATACTCCTGCGATACTCCGTTTCTACGAAAGATGCGGATTTGTAAAATCACACATCGTCAAAGATTTTTTTGTAGAGAATTATGACCACCCTATATATGAAGATGGTCGACAGCTGATCGATATGATTTACTTGAAAAGGGATCTATAAAGAGCCGTCGCTGCGGCGGCAAGTTTAGGCGCCTGAACGGAATACGGCAGCCTCACGGCGGTTTTGAAATAACGGTCAAAGCCGCCGTTTTTCGTTGTGAAAATCAGAAGCACAGAGCGGCGTCAAGAAGGTATCGCCGTGCTCGCTTTTCATCGATAGAATCTGACATCCTTACTCTCGCTCCCCCAAGCCTTTCTCCGCCGGTTCGAAGCCCGGCAGGAAGGTCAGCGTGGTGATGCGGTCGAGCAGCCCGCCGGGAGCGACCATGCC
Protein-coding sequences here:
- a CDS encoding GNAT family N-acetyltransferase; its protein translation is MKIVKIDDSDKTKYMELLLIADEQVHMIEKYLYRGDMFALCDDDARAICVVTQEHAGRYELKNIVTVPEHQRKGYGQKLIAFIVDHYKKPGGELYAGTGNTPAILRFYERCGFVKSHIVKDFFVENYDHPIYEDGRQLIDMIYLKRDL